The sequence below is a genomic window from Denitratisoma sp. DHT3.
GGAAGACCGCTGCTCGAAAGCTCGGTAGTAATCCAATATGGCATTGCGAATGCGGTTGGAGGCAATACCAATTTCTCGCAGTTGGACAACAAACAGGCGCGGATCATTGTCTGCGTCGATTTCCCCTGCGGGCACCTTCCCTCTGAATGTGATTGGGAGGTTGTCCGATTTGTACTCCTCGGCAAATGCTGAAAGCTTGTCCGAGATTTCGTAGCCGAAGATTGCGTCTGTACGCTTTCCGACCAACAGATTGACGATGGTGTCATTCCACCAACCTTCGAGGCGCTCGAAGATGGCATCGCGGTTGTCACGCCGGATGCTGCGCATGTGCTGGTCTTTGATGATTGAAGGCACATCGTCGATGCGCGGTCCGCCATCAAATATCACGATGCGCGAAAGAAAATCATCCTTCTCGTCATCGTTGAGTTTATGGAATTCGGTGGAGATTTCACCGACGAGCTTCGATTGCGACTTGGCAAGGACATCGGCAGCAATCTGTGACAGGGACACAGCCTCATCATTTTCTGCCGGCGGTTCAAGCAGGAAGTGCCGTAAAAACGAAGTATCTGAAACAGTGCCGGTCGAAAATAGGAAGAAGCGGAGACTTGCTTCGCTTCGCCCGTCACGGTTATAGCGAGCCAGCCAGATTCGGACAGACTTCCAGAAGTCCGTAGACAGGTCTGTCAGACGATCACCAACTCCCTTGTGCTTGAGCGAGGCAAGTGTTTTGACGCCATCCTTGTCAAGGAAGTCAAGGTCGTCGTCTTTTTCAATTAAAACCGACGTGCTCTCTGGCAACTGCAAGAGCCTCAGCAGTGCAAAGCGAGGCTGATAGATGTATCCAAGACCTTGCTCGCCGGCGGAATACTGATCGGTGGAAGCCTCTCCCATGCCCTAGTCCCCATGTCCATCGTTATGCGACTGAGTAGTCGGACGTGACATGAAGGAATATGAGCTTGTACCAATTTTGATTGGCCTGCGTCGGTCGCATCCTCCTGATGCCAACTTCATTTCTACTCACTTTTCATCAATGGTAACAAATCGAACCCTGTATTGGGAGCTAATGAGGTAGTCAGGAGAGGACTCTTCGGACAAATTGTTGCATATGACGTCCCGGCGTTCCGCAGTCGGGCTCTTGG
It includes:
- a CDS encoding ABC-three component system protein; its protein translation is MGEASTDQYSAGEQGLGYIYQPRFALLRLLQLPESTSVLIEKDDDLDFLDKDGVKTLASLKHKGVGDRLTDLSTDFWKSVRIWLARYNRDGRSEASLRFFLFSTGTVSDTSFLRHFLLEPPAENDEAVSLSQIAADVLAKSQSKLVGEISTEFHKLNDDEKDDFLSRIVIFDGGPRIDDVPSIIKDQHMRSIRRDNRDAIFERLEGWWNDTIVNLLVGKRTDAIFGYEISDKLSAFAEEYKSDNLPITFRGKVPAGEIDADNDPRLFVVQLREIGIASNRIRNAILDYYRAFEQRSSWARQNLLVSGEMEEYEDRLVDEWSRYRDVVFEELDEDSADSVLLEAGKALYRWADLESGDSSALRIRERVTEPYVVRGGFHILANSRPLPRVYWHPRFLDRVGQLLGAAE